The following are encoded in a window of Primulina eburnea isolate SZY01 chromosome 4, ASM2296580v1, whole genome shotgun sequence genomic DNA:
- the LOC140829464 gene encoding probable pectate lyase 8 has translation MAMRNSKKWISLLGLLLLVVLVGVVATVQKDGTLHLSAVKKEQLPSSSNSTVEERLVKIDEDALNEHEVDDPEEVARMVEMAIRNSTERRKLGFFSCGTGNPIDDCWRCDPNWQKNRKRLADCGIGFGRNAIGGRDGRFYIVTDSGDDDPVNPRPGTLRHAVIQNQPLWIVFKRDMVITLKQELIMNSFKTIDGRGVNVHIANGACLTIQFVTNVIIHGLHIHDCKPTGNAMVRSSPSHYGWRTMADGDAISIFGSSHIWVDHNSLSNCADGLVDAVMGSTAITISNNYFTHHNEVMLLGHSDSYVRDKQMQVTIAYNHFGEGLIQRMPRCRHGYFHVVNNDYTHWEMYAIGGSANPTINSQGNRYLAPVNPFAKEVTKRVETAESQWKGWNWRSEGDLMLNGAYFTPSGAGASASYARASSLGAKSSSMIGPITSGAGVLNCRRGHQC, from the exons ATGGCAATGAGGAATTCGAAGAAATGGATTTCTCTGTTAGGTCTGCTGCTGCTCGTGGTTCTAGTTGGAGTTGTGGCCACCGTTCAGAAAGATGGAACTCTTCATCTCAG CGCTGTGAAGAAAGAGCAGCTGCCGAGCTCTTCAAACTCTACAGTGGAGGAAAG ACTGGTAAAAATTGATGAGGATGCGCTGAATGAACATGAGGTGGATGACCCAGAAGAGGTTGCAAGGATGGTTGAAAT GGCCATTAGAAACAGCACAGAGAGGCGAAAGCTTGGATTTTTCTCATGTGGAACTGGTAATCCTATTGATGACTGCTGGCGTTGCGATCCCAACTGGCAAAAAAACCGCAAGAGACTAGCCGACTGTGGGATTGGTTTTGGGCGCAATGCCATTGGCGGCCGTGATGGCAGATTCTACATTGTCACCGATTCTGGAGATGACGATCCAGTTAACCCCAGGCCTGGCACCCTACGCCACGCTGTTATCCAAAATCAGCCTCTCTGGATTGTGTTCAAACGTGACATGGTCATAACATTGAAGCAAGAACTCATCATGAACAGCTTCAAGACCATTGATGGCCGTGGCGTCAACGTCCACATCGCTAACGGGGCGTGCCTCACAATCCAATTCGTGACCAATGTCATAATCCATGGCCTTCATATCCATGACTGCAAACCAACGGGAAATGCCATGGTGAGAAGCTCACCTTCTCATTATGGTTGGAGGACTATGGCTGATGGAGATGCCATTTCAATATTTGGTTCGAGTCATATCTGGGTCGATCACAACTCGCTCTCTAACTGTGCTGATGGCCTTGTGGATGCTGTCATGGGGTCTACTGCTATTACCATTTCCAACAACTATTTCACCCATCACAACGAG GTTATGCTGTTGGGTCATAGTGATTCTTATGTTAGAGACAAACAAATGCAAGTGACTATTGCCTATAATCATTTTGGAGAAGGCCTCATCCAAAGAATGCCTAG GTGCAGACACGGATATTTCCACGTCGTGAACAATGACTATACTCATTGGGAGATGTATGCTATCGGTGGAAGTGCTAACCCAACAATCAACAGCCAGGGCAACAGATATCTTGCGCCAGTTAATCCTTTTGCCAAAGAG GTGACTAAGAGGGTTGAAACAGCAGAAAGCCAATGGAAGGGTTGGAACTGGAGATCAGAAGGCGACCTCATGTTAAATGGCGCCTATTTTACTCCATCTGGGGCTGGAGCTTCAGCTAGCTACGCTAGAGCTTCAAGCTTGGGTgctaaatcttcctccatgaTTGGACCGATTACTTCTGGTGCAGGTGTCCTGAACTGCCGCCGCGGCCACCAGTGCTAA
- the LOC140829465 gene encoding uncharacterized protein isoform X1, producing the protein MKNSSSGGHLLKLLETIKSSEVVENRIQLLKELEEVDLSENTAVNSVVEYLILFWEDFTCLDVSQCTLNKTVLHVAAKCLELDISGCLVQFLVLGIKANAWCRKHLKMTLMSTEDSPEEDHSSFFFQLLLDLLSYSAASYSALARYPVSISKDLTVSIDNFISEQLFLIMDLASEIKRIHTLGTELLKAALVAIDGVTRLCRVYCDGVNWDTRLAKTEDNNVRDHKEAENGDHIIQITSCTVEKLCELGVVAANDGGSLVSLLNMSWKGVVTLLQFGKGALAVKVDVTSVIRTLISLARESFRCAAQTLSFLEKEKDSEAEAKRIFRLAKFYLINAVRISSHYPLQAFLAYKEIALCVVLILTIRISLSQVENLKSASEILSEIVEPTSFHLINSLLNSTQLKQEDKFEILDWLFSCSSNVSSVADVVSSDNGHISVDEIFSVSCDAMNKDKMLSLGRVFLFLNLVKADLEEDVRLGLSRKLGWLLDILVVEDVYSLILVMRIPVVCGSSEKHELAYRPMFCAVVHDLKTFLIMAIDSSATWSEIESFLIENLFHPHFLCWEIVAELWCFVLRHSGPDMMNDIFDKLCSLIWMTSRESVLFSESALRKTARLICVLATDGPQLMVDRVYSSIFESNRTQYSSSVHTALLMEGFPLNSLSEKNRSSAKQRIVTQYFDLLESFEGHSPGQCDFGVYGGPVFALCAALQSLQVSLSDTEMKTLKFLVTIIRKYRTSTDDTSRENYVRLIGELLGIISSMKHLYSFDEMDGVISELQNLFISKPALSDRQLFLCKPNLACFMAGLGHMEFSDSEDCARNLATWELFHMILRERHWAFVHLAITAFGYFAARTSCNQLWRFLPQDAALSFDVESGNEADEERFMSKLKEFLEKEMACRMIHPSPDHLAMFVEEGRMLKQIVQKNLQKLDSAVISCDMMELDKERQPNKKRKFPDGICRGVELLQTGLKVMVDGISQCKRDGDEPIEARELILKQFSRLEDVIAHLLSLSGSEE; encoded by the exons ATGAAGAACTCAAGCTCAGGTGGACATCTGCTGAAGCTACTCGAAACCATTAAATCTTCCGAG GTTGTTGAGAATCGAATTCAACTGCTTAAGGAGTTGGAGGAAGTAGATTTAAGTGAGAATACGGCAGTGAATTCTGTTGTTGAGTATTTAATA CTATTTTGGGAAGACTTCACTTGTTTGGATGTATCTCAGTGCACATTGAACAAAACGGTTTTACACGTGGCTGCTAAATGCTTAGAGCTGGATATATCCGGATGCCTAGTACAATTTCTTGTCCTAGGGATAAAA GCCAACGCTTGGTGCAGAAAGCATCTTAAAATGACACTAATGTCGACTGAGGATTCTCCAGAAGAAGACCACTCTAGTTTCTTTTTTCAG TTGCTTTTGGATTTGCTCAGCTACTCTGCTGCCAGTTATTCAGCGTTGGCTAGATATCCTGTTTCCATTAGTAAGGACTTGACAGTCAGCATTgataatttcatttcagaacaGTTATTTCTAATAATGGATTTGGCATCTGAAATTAAG AGAATTCACACTTTAGGGACGGAATTACTGAAGGCAGCATTGGTGGCCATTGATGGGGTGACTCGATTATGCAGGGTATATTGTGATGGTGTAAACTGGGATACACGCCTTGCAAAAACAGAGGATAATAATGTAAGAGATCACAAAGAGGCTGAAAATGGAGATCATATAATCCAAATAACAAGTTGCACGGTTGAAAAACTATGTGAACTTGGCGTTGTTGCAGCTAATGATGGTGGCAGTCTTGTGAGCCTGTTAAATATGTCGTGGAAAGGGGTAGTTACACTCCTTCAGTTTGGCAAGGGTGCTTTAGCTGTCAAGGTGGATGTAACAAGCGTTATCAGGACCTTAATTTCACTTGCTAGGGAGTCGTTTAGATGTGCTGCTCAGACTTTGTCATTTTTGGAGAAGGAAAAAGACTCCGAAGCTGAAGCCAAAAGGATCTTCCGTCTGGCCAAGTTTTACTTGATCAATGCTGTAAGAATTAGCTCACACTACCCATTGCAAGCCTTTCTTGCTTACAAAGAGATCGCACTTTGTGTTGTCTTGATATTAACCATCAGAATCTCACTCAGCCAGGTAGAAAATTTAAAATCTGCAAGTGAAATATTATCAGAAATTGTGGAGCCAACATCATTTCACTTGATCAACTCTCTACTAAATTCAACTCAACTGAAACAAGAAGACAAGTTTGAAATCTTGGACTGGCTATTTAGTTGTAGCAGTAATGTGAGTTCGGTGGCTGATGTTGTAAGCAGTGATAACGGTCACATTTCAGTAGATGAAATATTTTCAGTGAGTTGTGATGCTATGAACAAGGATAAAATGCTTTCTCTTGGTCGGGTGTTCTTATTTCTCAATCTCGTGAAAGCTGATCTAGAAGAAGATGTCCGGCTTGGTCTCTCCAGAAAGCTAGGATGGCTTTTGGACATACTTGTAGTTGAAGATGTTTATTCTTTAATTCTTGTTATGCGAATTCCTGTTGTTTGTGGTTCTAGTGAAAAGCACGAACTGGCTTACCGGCCTATGTTTTGTGCTGTTGTTCATGACCTGAAGACTTTCCTGATCATGGCAATCGATTCTAGTGCGACATGGAGTGAAATAGAATCATTCCTGATCGAAAATCTTTTCCACCCTCACTTTTTATGTTGGGAAATTGTTGCTGAACTTTGGTGTTTTGTCTTACGTCATTCCGGGCCTGATATGATGAATGACATTTTTGACAAGCTTTGCTCACTAATATGGATGACGTCTCGAGAATCAGTACTATTTTCTGAGAGTGCTCTTCGAAAAACTGCAAGATTAATCTGTGTTCTTGCAACTGATGGGCCTCAACTGATGGTTGATCGAGTTTACAGTTCAATATTTGAGAGCAACCGAACTCAGTATTCATCTAGTGTGCACACAGCACTACTCATGGAAGGGTTCCCGTTAAATTCCCTTTCAGAAAAGAATAGAAGTTCAGCCAAACAAAGAATTGTAACTCAGTATTTTGACCTCTTGGAGAGCTTTGAAGGCCATTCTCCAGGACAGTGTGATTTTGGAGTTTATGGCGGTCCTGTTTTTGCTCTTTGTGCTGCATTGCAGTCTCT ACAGGTCAGCCTATCTGATACTGAAATGAAGACTTTGAAGTTCCTTGTCACTATTATTCGCAAGTACAGAACTTCCACAGATGATACAAGTAGGGAAAATTATGTCCGGCTCATTGGTGAATTGCTAGGGATTATTTCTAGCATGAAGCATCTATACTCGTTCGATGAAATGGACGGAGTCATTTCAGAGCTTCAGAATCTCTTTATCTCAAAGCCAGCACTATCAGATAGACAACTTTTTCTATGCAAACCAAATCTAGCTTGTTTCATGGCCGGTCTTGGCCATATGGAATTTTCAGATAGTGAAGACTGTGCCAGAAATTTAGCCACTTGGGAGCTTTTCCACATGATATTGAGGGAACGTCACTGGGCGTTTGTTCATCTTGCAATCACGGCATTTGGGTATTTTGCTGCTCGTACTTCTTGCAATCAATTATGGAGATTCCTGCCACAAGATGCTGCATTGTCATTTGATGTGGAGTCTGGAAATGAAGCAGACGAGGAAAGATTCATGTCCAAATTAAAAGAATTCCTGGAGAAGGAAATGGCATGTCGGATGATACATCCAAGTCCTGATCATTTAGCTATGTTTGTCGAAGAAGGTCGAATGCTGAAAcagattgtccaaaaaaaccTGCAAAAACTTGATTCAGCGGTTATTTCGTGTGACATGATGGAACTTGATAAAGAGAGACAACCcaataagaaaagaaaatttccTGATGGAATTTGCAGAGGAGTAGAATTGCTGCAGACTGGTTTAAAGGTTATGGTTGACGGTATTTCTCAATGTAAACGGGACGGAGACGAACCAATTGAAGCTCGTGAGTTGATTTTGAAACAATTCTCTCGACTTGAAGATGTGATCGCACATTTGCTCAGCTTATCTGGCAGTGAAGAGTGA
- the LOC140829465 gene encoding uncharacterized protein isoform X2 — protein sequence MTLMSTEDSPEEDHSSFFFQLLLDLLSYSAASYSALARYPVSISKDLTVSIDNFISEQLFLIMDLASEIKRIHTLGTELLKAALVAIDGVTRLCRVYCDGVNWDTRLAKTEDNNVRDHKEAENGDHIIQITSCTVEKLCELGVVAANDGGSLVSLLNMSWKGVVTLLQFGKGALAVKVDVTSVIRTLISLARESFRCAAQTLSFLEKEKDSEAEAKRIFRLAKFYLINAVRISSHYPLQAFLAYKEIALCVVLILTIRISLSQVENLKSASEILSEIVEPTSFHLINSLLNSTQLKQEDKFEILDWLFSCSSNVSSVADVVSSDNGHISVDEIFSVSCDAMNKDKMLSLGRVFLFLNLVKADLEEDVRLGLSRKLGWLLDILVVEDVYSLILVMRIPVVCGSSEKHELAYRPMFCAVVHDLKTFLIMAIDSSATWSEIESFLIENLFHPHFLCWEIVAELWCFVLRHSGPDMMNDIFDKLCSLIWMTSRESVLFSESALRKTARLICVLATDGPQLMVDRVYSSIFESNRTQYSSSVHTALLMEGFPLNSLSEKNRSSAKQRIVTQYFDLLESFEGHSPGQCDFGVYGGPVFALCAALQSLQVSLSDTEMKTLKFLVTIIRKYRTSTDDTSRENYVRLIGELLGIISSMKHLYSFDEMDGVISELQNLFISKPALSDRQLFLCKPNLACFMAGLGHMEFSDSEDCARNLATWELFHMILRERHWAFVHLAITAFGYFAARTSCNQLWRFLPQDAALSFDVESGNEADEERFMSKLKEFLEKEMACRMIHPSPDHLAMFVEEGRMLKQIVQKNLQKLDSAVISCDMMELDKERQPNKKRKFPDGICRGVELLQTGLKVMVDGISQCKRDGDEPIEARELILKQFSRLEDVIAHLLSLSGSEE from the exons ATGACACTAATGTCGACTGAGGATTCTCCAGAAGAAGACCACTCTAGTTTCTTTTTTCAG TTGCTTTTGGATTTGCTCAGCTACTCTGCTGCCAGTTATTCAGCGTTGGCTAGATATCCTGTTTCCATTAGTAAGGACTTGACAGTCAGCATTgataatttcatttcagaacaGTTATTTCTAATAATGGATTTGGCATCTGAAATTAAG AGAATTCACACTTTAGGGACGGAATTACTGAAGGCAGCATTGGTGGCCATTGATGGGGTGACTCGATTATGCAGGGTATATTGTGATGGTGTAAACTGGGATACACGCCTTGCAAAAACAGAGGATAATAATGTAAGAGATCACAAAGAGGCTGAAAATGGAGATCATATAATCCAAATAACAAGTTGCACGGTTGAAAAACTATGTGAACTTGGCGTTGTTGCAGCTAATGATGGTGGCAGTCTTGTGAGCCTGTTAAATATGTCGTGGAAAGGGGTAGTTACACTCCTTCAGTTTGGCAAGGGTGCTTTAGCTGTCAAGGTGGATGTAACAAGCGTTATCAGGACCTTAATTTCACTTGCTAGGGAGTCGTTTAGATGTGCTGCTCAGACTTTGTCATTTTTGGAGAAGGAAAAAGACTCCGAAGCTGAAGCCAAAAGGATCTTCCGTCTGGCCAAGTTTTACTTGATCAATGCTGTAAGAATTAGCTCACACTACCCATTGCAAGCCTTTCTTGCTTACAAAGAGATCGCACTTTGTGTTGTCTTGATATTAACCATCAGAATCTCACTCAGCCAGGTAGAAAATTTAAAATCTGCAAGTGAAATATTATCAGAAATTGTGGAGCCAACATCATTTCACTTGATCAACTCTCTACTAAATTCAACTCAACTGAAACAAGAAGACAAGTTTGAAATCTTGGACTGGCTATTTAGTTGTAGCAGTAATGTGAGTTCGGTGGCTGATGTTGTAAGCAGTGATAACGGTCACATTTCAGTAGATGAAATATTTTCAGTGAGTTGTGATGCTATGAACAAGGATAAAATGCTTTCTCTTGGTCGGGTGTTCTTATTTCTCAATCTCGTGAAAGCTGATCTAGAAGAAGATGTCCGGCTTGGTCTCTCCAGAAAGCTAGGATGGCTTTTGGACATACTTGTAGTTGAAGATGTTTATTCTTTAATTCTTGTTATGCGAATTCCTGTTGTTTGTGGTTCTAGTGAAAAGCACGAACTGGCTTACCGGCCTATGTTTTGTGCTGTTGTTCATGACCTGAAGACTTTCCTGATCATGGCAATCGATTCTAGTGCGACATGGAGTGAAATAGAATCATTCCTGATCGAAAATCTTTTCCACCCTCACTTTTTATGTTGGGAAATTGTTGCTGAACTTTGGTGTTTTGTCTTACGTCATTCCGGGCCTGATATGATGAATGACATTTTTGACAAGCTTTGCTCACTAATATGGATGACGTCTCGAGAATCAGTACTATTTTCTGAGAGTGCTCTTCGAAAAACTGCAAGATTAATCTGTGTTCTTGCAACTGATGGGCCTCAACTGATGGTTGATCGAGTTTACAGTTCAATATTTGAGAGCAACCGAACTCAGTATTCATCTAGTGTGCACACAGCACTACTCATGGAAGGGTTCCCGTTAAATTCCCTTTCAGAAAAGAATAGAAGTTCAGCCAAACAAAGAATTGTAACTCAGTATTTTGACCTCTTGGAGAGCTTTGAAGGCCATTCTCCAGGACAGTGTGATTTTGGAGTTTATGGCGGTCCTGTTTTTGCTCTTTGTGCTGCATTGCAGTCTCT ACAGGTCAGCCTATCTGATACTGAAATGAAGACTTTGAAGTTCCTTGTCACTATTATTCGCAAGTACAGAACTTCCACAGATGATACAAGTAGGGAAAATTATGTCCGGCTCATTGGTGAATTGCTAGGGATTATTTCTAGCATGAAGCATCTATACTCGTTCGATGAAATGGACGGAGTCATTTCAGAGCTTCAGAATCTCTTTATCTCAAAGCCAGCACTATCAGATAGACAACTTTTTCTATGCAAACCAAATCTAGCTTGTTTCATGGCCGGTCTTGGCCATATGGAATTTTCAGATAGTGAAGACTGTGCCAGAAATTTAGCCACTTGGGAGCTTTTCCACATGATATTGAGGGAACGTCACTGGGCGTTTGTTCATCTTGCAATCACGGCATTTGGGTATTTTGCTGCTCGTACTTCTTGCAATCAATTATGGAGATTCCTGCCACAAGATGCTGCATTGTCATTTGATGTGGAGTCTGGAAATGAAGCAGACGAGGAAAGATTCATGTCCAAATTAAAAGAATTCCTGGAGAAGGAAATGGCATGTCGGATGATACATCCAAGTCCTGATCATTTAGCTATGTTTGTCGAAGAAGGTCGAATGCTGAAAcagattgtccaaaaaaaccTGCAAAAACTTGATTCAGCGGTTATTTCGTGTGACATGATGGAACTTGATAAAGAGAGACAACCcaataagaaaagaaaatttccTGATGGAATTTGCAGAGGAGTAGAATTGCTGCAGACTGGTTTAAAGGTTATGGTTGACGGTATTTCTCAATGTAAACGGGACGGAGACGAACCAATTGAAGCTCGTGAGTTGATTTTGAAACAATTCTCTCGACTTGAAGATGTGATCGCACATTTGCTCAGCTTATCTGGCAGTGAAGAGTGA
- the LOC140829994 gene encoding GATA transcription factor 1-like encodes MGLLKGFEESFMIDDNFLFNFTEEGDSSTFTNGVSEPSSAKTKALGPGTQNDAFPDPMEDLEWLMDKDAFPTVESCFEMLSDDSELMLNQLGLISVLDSIETNGDGYNNLSVPIDHPKGTRSNKRRRRTEGYDDLPSHSSLLSNNSSARIVQEPVPLVRRCQHCLVDKTPQWRAGPKGAKTLCNACGVRYKSGRLHPEYRPACSPTFSSHLHSNSHKKVMQMRMKKHGD; translated from the exons ATGGGGCTTTTGAAAGGATTCGAGGAGTCTTTTATGATTGACGATAACTTTCTCTTTAATTTCACTGAGGAAGGTGACAGCTCTACCTTCACAAATGGCGTTTCAGAACCCTCGAGCGCGAAAACGAAGGCGTTGGGACCTGGAACTCAGAACGATGCGTTTCCT GATCCTATGGAGGATTTGGAATGGTTGATGGACAAAGACGCCTTTCCGACGGTGGAGAGTTGCTTCGAAATGTTATCGGACGACTCGGAGCTCATGCTGAACCAACTAGGCCTTATATCCGTGCTCGACTCCATCGAAACCAATGGTGACGGCTATAACAATCTCAGCGTGCCCATTGACCATCCAAAGGGCACCCGGAGCAACAAAAGGCGAAGAAGAACAGAGGGCTATGACGATCTGCCAAGCCACAGTAGCCTGTTGTCGAACAACTCAAGCGCCCGAATCGTGCAGGAGCCGGTGCCTTTGGTAAGGAGGTGCCAGCATTGCCTAGTCGACAAGACGCCACAGTGGCGGGCTGGTCCTAAGGGGGCAAAGACATTGTGCAATGCCTGTGGGGTACGGTACAAGTCCGGTCGATTGCACCCCGAGTATCGACCTGCTTGTAGCCCTACGTTTTCAAGTCATTTGCATTCGAATTCTCATAAGAAGGTGATGCAGATGAGGATGAAGAAGCATGGTGATTGA